Proteins from a genomic interval of Channa argus isolate prfri chromosome 11, Channa argus male v1.0, whole genome shotgun sequence:
- the LOC137136759 gene encoding lymphocyte antigen 6G-like: MQLHGVLTILFVSLSLAYGLKCYRCDPTNSDCTNTMTCPYFSNSCLSVTENGLTTKSCWSSYICMSPMKGCQEDLCNSAVPTGPSVVLLLLSSAIIKLFL; encoded by the exons ATGCAGCTCCATGGAGTTCTGACCATCCTGTTCGTGTCTCTGTCACTGG CTTATGGACTAAAATGCTACAGGTGTGACCCCACCAACAGTGACTGCACGAATACCATGACTTGTCCATACTTCTCCAATAGCTGTTTGTCCGTTACTGAGAACG GTTTGACCACCAAGTCTTGCTGGTCCAGTTACATATGTATGAGCCCCATGAAGGGCTGCCAGGAGGACTTGTGCAACAGCGCCGTACCTACTGGTCCCAGTGTCGTCCTGCTTCTGTTGTCCTCAGCCATCATCAAACTCTTTCTCTGA